The Arachis hypogaea cultivar Tifrunner chromosome 14, arahy.Tifrunner.gnm2.J5K5, whole genome shotgun sequence genome has a segment encoding these proteins:
- the LOC112741024 gene encoding histone H4: protein MSGRGKGGKGLGKGGAKRHRKVLRDNIQGITKPAIRRLARRGGVKRISGLIYEETRGVLKIFLENVIRDAVTYTEHARRKTVTAMDVVYALKRQGRTLYGFGG from the coding sequence ATGTCAGGTCGTGGAAAGGGAGGAAAGGGATTGGGAAAGGGAGGAGCGAAGAGGCACAGAAAGGTGCTTCGTGATAACATTCAAGGAATCACGAAACCCGCCATTCGCCGTTTGGCTCGCAGGGGAGGCGTCAAGAGAATCAGCGGTCTCATCTATGAGGAGACACGTGGCGTCCTCAAGATCTTCTTGGAGAACGTCATTCGCGATGCCGTTACCTACACCGAGCACGCTCGCCGCAAAACCGTTACTGCCATGGATGTCGTTTATGCCCTCAAGAGGCAGGGAAGGACTCTCTACGGTTTCGGTGGTTGA